A stretch of Girardinichthys multiradiatus isolate DD_20200921_A chromosome 20, DD_fGirMul_XY1, whole genome shotgun sequence DNA encodes these proteins:
- the LOC124857226 gene encoding uncharacterized protein LOC124857226, with protein MNNGVNIKVLSQSQKDAGVSSSLPLPQTMMPLPKMDSKQYSGLPIPKVQYQLTARGQPAYFSSSASSGPAEVVRGKALKANLLQQKPGMYSNRGPATTERTNGTCSAYSSPQIPKRDIPRSKDTLDLRNSAVTHKALRDLQLKRNTNKNWTFGKSRLRNLDNAREGDTFLKLSANFHSGQERGHLLYTKGTNGNEKSCPPSAGLEPFQRDVRDISNQDLGTFVGDLFGNKPRDSYQKFNMKRRGSEPGKISMAAIAPFRFR; from the coding sequence ATGAACAATGGAGTCAACATCAAAGTTCTATCCCAGAGCCAAAAAGATGCAGGCGTTAGTTCAAGTCTGCCTTTACCTCAGACCATGATGCCTCTGCCAAAGATGGATTCCAAACAGTACAGCGGCCTTCCCATTCCCAAAGTGCAGTATCAGCTCACTGCCAGAGGACAACCTGCATATTTTTCATCATCTGCTTCCTCTGGTCCTGCAGAAGTGGTGAGAGGTAAAGCTTTAAAAGCAAACCTACTGCAGCAAAAGCCTGGAATGTATTCTAACAGAGGCCCAGCCACTACAGAGCGAACCAATGGGACATGTTCGGCATACAGCAGCCCTCAGATACCAAAGAGGGACATTCCACGTTCCAAAGACACGTTGGACCTCCGAAACAGTGCAGTGACACATAAGGCTTTAAGAGACCTACAGTTAAAGAGAAACACCAACAAGAACTGGACGTTTGGAAAGAGTCGTCTAAGGAATCTAGATAATGCACGAGAGGGAGATACCTTTCTCAAGCTCTCAGCTAATTTTCACTCAGGCCAAGAACGAGGACATCTTCTTTATACCAAAGGGACAAATGGGAATGAAAAATCATGCCCTCCTTCTGCTGGACTGGAGCCCTTCCAAAGAGATGTGAGGGACATCTCAAACCAGGACTTAGGAACTTTTGTGGGAGATTTGTTTGGTAACAAACCAAGGGATTCTTACCAGAAGTTTAACATGAAACGCAGAGGGAGTGAACCAGGAAAAATCAGCATGGCGGCTATTGCTCCTTTTAGGTTCAGGTGA